The Dyella caseinilytica genome has a window encoding:
- a CDS encoding ABC transporter permease subunit produces MSASTYHSRLPVMASAVTLLLLAAPFVGLALATHWSDFRFADGDGSAVVVSLVYSLLALILIIALGTPLAWWLARYPMRGKWLIDALLLLALLTPPLALGLLLASMYGPYGPAGNLLERAGLVLTNSAPAFVMAQFYSALPYYVIAARAAFESVPRELEQMALTLGHSPWRSFLHVSLPLARLGLAAAVALAWVRALGEFGAVLIVAYYPQGIPVKLWVNLQNVGLSAVYPLLWVFFLVAMPMPLILGLAARRRHLI; encoded by the coding sequence ATGAGCGCAAGTACGTATCACTCACGCCTACCTGTGATGGCAAGCGCTGTCACGCTATTGCTTCTGGCAGCACCTTTCGTAGGTCTTGCACTTGCGACCCATTGGAGCGACTTCCGTTTTGCCGATGGCGACGGCAGCGCCGTCGTGGTGTCACTGGTCTACAGTCTGCTTGCGCTGATCCTGATCATCGCGCTGGGTACGCCACTGGCTTGGTGGTTGGCGCGCTATCCGATGCGCGGCAAATGGCTGATCGATGCCTTACTGCTGCTCGCACTCCTGACACCGCCGCTGGCATTAGGTTTATTGCTGGCCTCCATGTACGGACCTTACGGTCCTGCCGGTAACTTGCTGGAACGGGCCGGACTGGTGCTTACCAATTCCGCACCAGCCTTCGTCATGGCGCAGTTCTACAGTGCGCTGCCCTATTACGTAATCGCAGCACGCGCTGCCTTCGAAAGCGTGCCGCGCGAACTGGAACAGATGGCCCTTACCCTTGGCCATTCACCCTGGCGCAGTTTTCTGCATGTCAGTTTGCCGCTCGCGAGGTTGGGGCTTGCCGCTGCCGTTGCGCTGGCGTGGGTGCGGGCACTGGGTGAATTCGGCGCTGTGCTGATCGTGGCCTATTACCCACAGGGGATTCCAGTGAAGCTGTGGGTGAATCTACAAAATGTGGGCCTCAGTGCGGTCTATCCGCTGCTATGGGTGTTTTTTCTCGTAGCCATGCCGATGCCGCTGATCCTTGGCCTTGCAGCCCGCCGGCGGCATCTGATCTGA
- the fdhD gene encoding formate dehydrogenase accessory sulfurtransferase FdhD encodes MLPKRPETSAIGHGYVTRRVDRYRRGEHEQVSDAITEEVPVAMVYNDVPFAVMMVTPLDLEDFALGFSLSEGLVGTQAELKSIEVRPRLEGVELAMQVVSGTIEQRAGSGGERLLPGRSGCGLCGARMLEDAVRHPAAVGEGRRIESAALERALDALRAAQPVNAATGSVHAAAWCCIDGGIAMVREDVGRHNALDKLIGAMVKANVDPEQGFLVVTSRASYEMVTKAASAGITFMAAISAPTALAIHLAESTHLTLVGFARPGHYVVYTHPQRLLHTAGVRA; translated from the coding sequence ATGCTGCCGAAACGCCCTGAAACCTCCGCCATCGGTCATGGCTACGTGACTCGCCGTGTCGATCGTTATCGCCGTGGCGAGCACGAGCAGGTGAGCGATGCAATCACCGAAGAAGTGCCGGTGGCGATGGTCTATAACGATGTGCCGTTTGCGGTCATGATGGTGACGCCGCTGGATCTGGAGGACTTTGCGCTGGGTTTTTCGCTGAGTGAAGGCTTGGTCGGAACGCAAGCGGAGCTGAAGTCGATCGAAGTGCGTCCTCGTCTGGAAGGCGTCGAGCTGGCCATGCAGGTCGTATCCGGCACCATCGAGCAGCGCGCTGGCAGCGGCGGTGAACGTTTGTTGCCAGGACGCAGCGGTTGCGGATTATGCGGCGCACGCATGCTGGAAGATGCCGTGCGCCATCCGGCGGCGGTGGGCGAGGGACGCCGTATCGAATCCGCGGCGCTGGAGCGCGCACTGGATGCGCTGCGTGCCGCGCAGCCGGTCAATGCAGCCACCGGTTCGGTGCACGCCGCTGCGTGGTGCTGCATCGATGGCGGCATTGCGATGGTCCGCGAAGATGTTGGCCGGCACAACGCGCTAGATAAGCTGATCGGAGCCATGGTCAAGGCGAATGTCGACCCCGAGCAGGGCTTTTTGGTGGTGACCAGCCGCGCCAGTTACGAGATGGTAACCAAGGCCGCCAGCGCGGGTATCACTTTCATGGCTGCGATTTCGGCACCTACCGCCTTGGCCATTCATCTGGCCGAGAGCACTCACCTGACCCTGGTGGGTTTCGCACGACCCGGCCACTATGTTGTCTACACGCATCCACAGCGGTTGCTGCACACAGCCGGAGTCCGGGCATGA
- a CDS encoding formate dehydrogenase subunit delta gives MNVERLVAMANDISRYFGAEPDQAAAVAGIADHLKRFWEPGMRKQIVAHLESGGEGLEPLAKLGVQRLEELDRKTIVAGRE, from the coding sequence ATGAACGTCGAGCGCCTGGTTGCGATGGCCAACGATATCAGCCGTTACTTCGGGGCCGAGCCGGATCAGGCTGCGGCGGTGGCGGGCATTGCCGATCATCTCAAGCGCTTCTGGGAACCTGGCATGCGCAAACAGATCGTGGCGCACCTTGAGAGCGGCGGTGAAGGTTTGGAACCGTTGGCGAAGTTGGGGGTGCAGCGATTAGAGGAACTGGATCGCAAGACAATCGTGGCGGGTCGCGAATAA
- a CDS encoding extracellular solute-binding protein: MNVIRRCRTAFVCALVMFCIAATAADTPVLRVAYAGSMGVVMDNAAGPAFAKTHNATYQGTGQGSYALAHLLAAHQMQADVFVTITPGPMQVLKQAGMVTQAVPVASTQMVISYSPHSRFAADFAAAAQGKKNWYDVLSEPGLHLGRTDPAIDPQGANALLTLQLAADYYHRPDMLQKIAGDPQNTAQIFTEPSLMSRLEAGQIDAAISYLSAAQSHHLPTINLPDEINLGNPAMQAPWYDRASITLSNGKTLKVQPLVFYAAVLSNAQQPQLARDFVTFLQSPEGQTMFRDHGYSAPRGSAL; this comes from the coding sequence ATGAATGTCATACGACGTTGCCGGACAGCATTCGTTTGCGCACTGGTCATGTTTTGCATCGCCGCCACGGCAGCCGATACCCCTGTACTACGTGTGGCCTACGCGGGCTCCATGGGCGTGGTGATGGACAACGCCGCCGGCCCGGCTTTCGCCAAAACGCATAACGCGACCTACCAAGGTACCGGCCAGGGATCCTACGCGCTGGCGCATCTGCTAGCCGCACACCAGATGCAGGCCGATGTCTTCGTCACCATCACGCCCGGCCCCATGCAAGTGCTTAAGCAAGCAGGCATGGTGACGCAAGCCGTACCCGTCGCCAGCACGCAGATGGTGATCAGCTACAGCCCGCATAGCCGTTTCGCAGCCGATTTCGCCGCAGCAGCCCAAGGCAAGAAGAATTGGTATGACGTACTGAGCGAGCCCGGGTTACATCTGGGTCGTACCGACCCTGCGATCGATCCGCAAGGCGCCAATGCGCTGTTGACCCTGCAACTGGCCGCGGACTATTACCATCGCCCCGATATGCTGCAGAAGATTGCAGGTGACCCGCAGAACACCGCTCAAATCTTTACCGAGCCATCGCTGATGTCGCGCCTGGAAGCGGGACAAATCGATGCGGCCATCAGTTATCTCAGCGCGGCGCAATCGCATCACCTGCCAACCATCAACCTGCCTGACGAAATCAACCTGGGTAACCCGGCGATGCAGGCACCGTGGTACGACCGTGCGTCCATCACGCTGAGCAACGGCAAGACCCTGAAAGTGCAACCGCTGGTCTTTTATGCCGCGGTGCTTAGCAATGCGCAGCAACCGCAACTGGCACGCGATTTCGTCACCTTTCTGCAGAGCCCGGAAGGACAGACGATGTTCCGCGACCATGGCTATAGTGCGCCACGCGGATCCGCTCTGTGA
- the mobA gene encoding molybdenum cofactor guanylyltransferase, protein MGMGTEPMHRIGVVLAGGLSSRMGRDKAMLSWHGRPLIEHQIAMLQAAGVDTVHVSGDRPDYQGIADPVAHAGPLGGIAGIAANCSDGDLLIVPVDMPRLQSALLRQLLEASTPSGSTHFTGHVLPMRLRLDDTCRTALKALMAANDHRMRSLRALQERVGVSVIPLNAEDEMQLIDCNTEETWREVCE, encoded by the coding sequence ATGGGCATGGGCACTGAACCCATGCATCGCATCGGCGTGGTACTCGCCGGCGGGCTTTCCTCGCGCATGGGGCGCGACAAAGCGATGCTTTCGTGGCACGGACGCCCCTTGATTGAACATCAGATCGCCATGCTGCAAGCGGCAGGCGTCGATACAGTCCACGTCAGCGGCGATCGCCCCGATTACCAGGGCATTGCCGATCCTGTGGCGCATGCCGGACCGCTCGGCGGCATCGCCGGTATTGCGGCTAACTGCAGCGATGGCGATCTGCTGATCGTTCCAGTCGATATGCCGCGGCTGCAATCTGCTTTGCTTCGGCAACTGCTTGAGGCATCCACGCCATCCGGCAGCACACACTTTACCGGTCATGTGCTGCCCATGCGTTTGCGACTGGATGACACCTGCCGCACAGCATTGAAGGCGTTGATGGCCGCGAACGACCATCGCATGCGCTCACTGCGTGCCTTGCAGGAGCGCGTTGGCGTCAGTGTCATCCCGTTGAATGCCGAAGATGAAATGCAATTGATCGACTGCAATACGGAAGAAACCTGGCGCGAGGTCTGTGAATGA
- a CDS encoding ABC transporter ATP-binding protein, whose product MHINYAIQHPIALHAAFDVEGFTVLLGVSGEGKSLLLRAIAGLVPAQGEPFGGLAAQHRAVGYLPQGYALFPHLNAWQNVAFALRGTQRKQQAMQLLERVHMAEFAERYAATLSGGQQQRVALARAIARRPQLLLLDEPTSALDPVTRDDVIAELIAEVHEFGIPTLAVSHDPHLAAVADRLVLMHQRNIIQIGTPEAVYAKPVNGAAARLLGYRNVHYGHIDGAPGAWRLVWPEGGMALPIDEQLKPGTSVEWTIDPAAIRIMDAQHAPRHAIPALIEVRHVDSHITQLGVRCGQGRLWVSVPRDMSIPETPMIHLPSEAIHYWPR is encoded by the coding sequence ATGCACATCAACTACGCCATCCAGCATCCCATTGCGCTGCATGCAGCTTTCGATGTCGAAGGATTCACCGTGCTGCTGGGTGTCAGCGGTGAAGGCAAATCACTGCTGTTGCGCGCCATCGCCGGTCTTGTTCCTGCGCAGGGCGAACCGTTTGGAGGTTTGGCCGCGCAGCATCGCGCGGTCGGTTATCTGCCCCAAGGCTACGCGCTGTTTCCGCATTTGAATGCGTGGCAGAACGTCGCTTTCGCCTTGCGCGGCACGCAACGCAAACAACAGGCCATGCAACTGCTGGAGCGCGTACACATGGCCGAATTCGCCGAGCGCTATGCGGCGACGCTGTCGGGGGGACAGCAGCAGCGCGTCGCACTGGCGCGCGCCATCGCACGCCGTCCGCAATTGCTGCTGTTGGATGAACCCACTTCGGCGCTTGATCCGGTCACCCGCGACGACGTCATCGCCGAGTTGATCGCCGAGGTGCATGAATTTGGCATTCCCACGCTGGCTGTCAGCCATGACCCGCACCTGGCTGCGGTAGCTGACCGACTGGTGCTGATGCACCAACGCAACATCATCCAGATCGGCACACCGGAAGCGGTCTATGCCAAACCGGTCAACGGTGCCGCTGCGCGTTTGCTCGGTTATCGCAATGTGCACTACGGGCACATCGATGGTGCACCGGGTGCATGGCGGTTAGTCTGGCCGGAGGGCGGCATGGCGCTTCCGATCGATGAGCAGCTCAAGCCTGGAACCAGCGTCGAATGGACGATCGATCCAGCGGCCATTCGGATCATGGATGCGCAACATGCGCCGCGCCACGCCATTCCGGCGCTGATCGAGGTTCGGCATGTCGATAGCCACATCACTCAGCTGGGCGTGCGCTGCGGCCAAGGCCGGCTTTGGGTCTCGGTGCCTCGCGATATGTCCATACCGGAAACGCCGATGATCCATCTGCCTTCCGAGGCGATTCATTACTGGCCGCGATAA